The segment ATACAAATTCTTAGGAGTGTGGGTGGAATAATATGTATATAATAAAGTACTTTTGCCATAACCCTTGTGGCCTTATTGTTTCATGACCTCACCTGTAACTCCCCCTCAGGGGTAAGTTTCTGTGACTATTTCCTTTGGCTGTGCTGGGAATAGCTGCTAGCCCTGTCATTTTTACTTTGGAGTCATCTTTGACAATTTGGTGGATGCTGGGGAATTAAAAATCCAAAGCAGAGTACAAGCCTGCTGCTCTGGAGAAGTAGGTGGTGTTCACTCAATGTCCCTGAGTTAACAGAAATCTAGAATGAGTAGGTAAGAGTACCAGGGCTCTCAGATGGGTCAGGCATGGACACAGTCTCTCCCTTGAAAAGGTGAGAATCAGATTTTAGTACCCTAGGATTAGACCATATGTGCTAGTCAGGTGCAGTGAGAGATTCTAGTTAGGACTGATGAAATTTTTCCTCATCTGTGATGCAAACAGGCTTGCTATTTGAGAAGTGGAATGCACTATTGATTACATGGTAGTGGTCTGACACCCATGGTGCTGTAGAAAAGAAAATTATGGAAATGGAGCATCTCCCTCACCTAAGGGAAAGTATCCCTTCAACTGTGGGAGACAGGCACAACCCCACACGAACCACACTTCTGAGCATACCTGTGGAAGCAGCTCAAAATGCCAACCCTCTCTGCAACTAGACACCCCACACATGCCTTATCCCAGCCTCTGTGGTTACTTAGAAATCAAGCTTTAGCCTCTTTAAAAATCACACCAAAAATACACCCtaaaatgaatgttttgtttagattacTTTAGTTTCCAAAACAGGATCAATTTGAACAAAACAGTGATCTCATACACCAAGGCAAGTTATGTCTGCTACTAGAGAAAtaaatttgcattaaaaaaagttGGGATCTCTCCTGGTTGTGGTGGTACTTGCATCACCCTTGAAAAGTTAACTGATGGTGTTTTCTTCTTAAGTTTGCAGGAAGAGTAGCTCTGAGATGTAAGCTCCTTCCCTCACATTCGCATGGGGGCAAGACTGATGCTAAAGCCAAACAATACTTTAAATGTAAGAAATTAGCCTGTTAATCAGCAATTAAGCTCACTCTGGGAAAGAAGGGTGGGAGTGAATATAAGATGGCAGCATGGGAAAAAACAGCTTTGTGTGATGCTGCAGTGACAATAAGGCACATAAGTTTAGTTACTCCCtaaagcagggattctcaaactgggagtcaggaccccttgggggtcacaagctgtcagcctccaacccAACCCCCACTTTACctacagcatttataatggtgttaatacataaagtgtttttaatttattaaatggggggggggggtcatactcagaggcttcctatgtgaaaggtcaccagtacaaaagtgaGAATCATACCTTACATTTTATCTTCAAGCCTGCCACTGACAGCAGCAAGGATTCCTTGGTGGACTAAAATTCAAGTTTAGTCCTGAACTTTTACTCCAGACCATTAAATGGAACCCAGCCCCCTCCACAGAGAGAGTCTAACAACCCAACTTATTTCCCCAGAGATATGGTAATCTGAACTTGTCTGCACACACATGGAAGCATCAAATGCCAAAAGTATTTGTTCTGCAGTAGGACAGAACCATTAAATCATTGATTGTCTCTCAGTAGGAGACAAAGGCAGATACTATCCTGGCCCCCATggaccttacaatctaaagaaGGAAGAGTCTAGGCTCAGCAGGCATGTTCTAGATCCCATCTGCTAGGGCAGAACCAGAGATAGTCCATTAATTTATCATGGCATCTGGTGGAGACAGAAGTCCCTGGTGGGTAGTGGCCAGATGGCCCCATTACTTTATTCTTCCTGAGCCCAGACTGAGTTGCTTCTCTTCTCCTCCAGGTGGGGAATCACAGCCTCCATGTAGAACTTCTCCAGCTTGGGCTCCGTTTTCTCCCAGAACCCTGCATCAAAATCCACTGAGGTAATGACTGTATCTTTGTTGGTGTGAACCACGAAGTCAGCCTTGTCAAAGCCAGTTGTTGCCAGTTGGCACTGCACCTGAGTGTAGTAAGGATGGTTTCTCTTCAAGGAGTAGGACTCACCATCCACTTCCAGGCAGAAGGCTTTGTCCTTACAGGCCTCTTtcactgtcttgtctctgtgctTATAGGGACACTTGACCTCCAGCAGCTTCCCCGTATCTGCTTCTCTGACAATTCCATCTGGGCTGGCTGCGAGCCACTCCTTCTCTTGGTGAATGAAGAGGCCACACTCCTCCACCTTCACAGGCCTACCTGTCCTCTTGGACTGGAGCTCTTCATATGCCTGCACTGCCTTTTTCTCATGTTGGGTGCCCCAGGACATGGCTGGTGTCTGCACTTTGGAACCAGAGCTCACCACAGCCTGAGGTAAGACTGGGGCACCTCTGAGCTCTTGCCATTGACAAACTTGCTGTTAGCAATCCTGGGTGCGACTGAGGCCGTGATGCGGTTTTCCTGCCACTCAAACCACTTGGGATTATCCCTCTGGCCCCGGGTTTCCCTCTCCACTT is part of the Chelonia mydas isolate rCheMyd1 chromosome 9, rCheMyd1.pri.v2, whole genome shotgun sequence genome and harbors:
- the LOC114021460 gene encoding uncharacterized protein LOC114021460 isoform X3; amino-acid sequence: MSWGTQHEKKAVQAYEELQSKRTGRPVKVEECGLFIHQEKEWLAASPDGIVREADTGKLLEVKCPYKHRDKTVKEACKDKAFCLEVDGESYSLKRNHPYYTQVQCQLATTGFDKADFVVHTNKDTVITSVDFDAGFWEKTEPKLEKFYMEAVIPHLEEKRSNSVWAQEE